A window of Argopecten irradians isolate NY chromosome 1, Ai_NY, whole genome shotgun sequence contains these coding sequences:
- the LOC138305200 gene encoding collagen alpha-2(IV) chain-like, which yields MPDNKPTSGNKPMPGHKCMSGNTSMPGNKPIPGNKPMPGNKSMPGNKSMPGNKSMPGNKPTSGNKCMPGNKPIPGNKPTPGNKSMPGNKPMSGNKPIPGNKPMPGNKSMPGNKPTSGNKCMSGNKSMSGNKSMLGNKSMPDNKPKPGNKPMPGHKFMSGNKFMSGNKSMPGNKPIPGNKSMPGNMPTSGNKPMPDHKCMSGNKSMPGNKSMPGNKPIPGNKPIPGNKPMPGHKCMSGNKSMPGNKSMPCNRSMPGNKPMPGNKPTSGNKSMPDNKPIPGNKPMPGNKSMPGNKPTSGNKPMPGHKCMSGNKSMPGNNSMPGNRSMPGNKPMPGNKPMPGNKSMPGNKSILGNMPMPGNKPMPGKKKPCLVISPCLVISAYLVI from the coding sequence ATGCCTGATAACAAGCCAacgtctggtaataagcccatgccTGGTCATAAGTGCATGTCTGGTAATACGTCCAtgcctggtaataagcccatacCTGGTAACAAGCCCATGCCTGGTAATAAGTCCATGCCTGGTAATAAGTCCATGCCTGGTAATAAGTCCAtgcctggtaataagcccaCGTCTGGTAATAAGTGCAtgcctggtaataagcccatacCTGGTAACAAGCCCACGCCTGGTAATAAGTCCAtgcctggtaataagcccatgtctggtaataagcccatacCTGGTAACAAGCCCATGCCTGGTAATAAGTCCAtgcctggtaataagcccaCGTCTGGTAATAAGtgcatgtctggtaataagtccatgtctggtaataagtccaTGCTTGGTAATAAGTCCATGCCTGATAATAAGCCCAAACCTGGTAACAAGCCCATGCCTGGTCATAAGttcatgtctggtaataagttcatgtctggtaataagtccatgcctggtaataagcccatacCTGGTAACAAGTCCATGCCTGGTAATATGCCCacgtctggtaataagcccatgccTGATCATAAGtgcatgtctggtaataagtccaTGCCTGGTAATAAGTCCAtgcctggtaataagcccatacCTGGTAACAAGCCTATacctggtaataagcccatgccTGGTCATAAGtgcatgtctggtaataagtccaTGCCTGGTAATAAGTCCATGCCTTGTAATAGGTCCAtgcctggtaataagcccatgccTGGTAACAAGCCAACGTCTGGTAATAAGTCCATGCCTGATAATAAGCCCATACCTGGTAACAAGCCCATGCCTGGTAATAAGTCCAtgcctggtaataagcccacgtctggtaataagcccatgccTGGTCATAAGtgcatgtctggtaataagtccaTGCCTGGTAATAATTCCATGCCTGGTAATAGGTCCAtgcctggtaataagcccatgccTGGTAACAAGCCCATGCCTGGTAATAAGTCCATGCCTGGTAATAAGTCCATTCTTGGTAATATGCCCAtgcctggtaataagcccatgcctggtaaaaaaaaaccatgcctggtaataagcccatgccTGGTCATAAGTGCATACCTGGTAATATAA
- the LOC138336042 gene encoding uncharacterized protein, which produces MHFSGSQLPSPKRLLERYEKAYEQENILLVGAVGAGKSATINTLCASLSGEKLYRAPVGSQSGESGKRTTTHLIWYDKCGIEEKRLQEMKVPKYFPNLVDMTGLNNENSSQQRKLLDMILTGRIWNKTSIPAIQDVQTTQGDRKLERMFPLVYRGRRIHKILFVASATDRIPVELIRCVKSVAQPDGSAQCLNPRYIPIFGILTKPDLISKTEVDLKKKEQEFLECLGINADTSYSLWKNSASGDCSFSILEFMDKLFSPNVRHVLDEISIVKLWMADLYENPVLLLAILVAIVGTGLAINLCFPIYEMMENLLGVPMFIKKFFKFLGI; this is translated from the exons ATGCATTTTTCTGGATCCCAGCTGCCATCTCCTAAACGGTTGCTGGAGCGATATGAGAAGGCCTATGAACAGGAAAACATCCTCCTGGTGGGTGCTGTGGGAGCGGGGAAGTCTGCCACCATCAACACACTGTGTGCCTCACTGTCAGGGGAGAAACTGTACCGTGCTCCTGTAGGCTCTCAGAGTGGAGAGTCTGGCAAAAGGACCACCACTCACCTTATATG GTATGACAAATGTGGAATTGAAGAGAAAAGGTTGCAGGAAATGAAAGTACCTAAATACTTCCCTAACTTAGTGGACATGACAGGactaaacaatgaaaattctTCACAACAGAGAAAACTGCTGGACATGATCCTTACTGGACGGATATGGAACAAGACATCCATCCCAGCCATACAAGATGTCCAAACAACCCAAGGAGATCGCAAACTTGAGCGGATGTTCCCGTTGGTGTATAGAGGACGGAGGATCCATAAGATCTTGTTTGTGGCAAGTGCTACGGATAGAATTCCTGTAGAACTTATACGATGTGTGAAGAGTGTGGCCCAGCCCGATGGCAGTGCACAGTGCCTGAATCCCAgat ATATTCCAATATTTGGCATACTTACAAAGCCTGACCTGATTTCCAAAACAGAAGTAGATTTGAAGAAAAAGGAACAAGAATTTCTGGAATGCCTTGGAATTAATGCTGATACCTCTTACTCTTTGTGGAAAAACAGTGCCTCCGGTGACTGCAGTTTCTCAATCCTAGAGTTCATGGACAAATTATTCTCACCGAATGTTCGTCATGTTTTGGATGAAATATCCATAGTGAAGCTATGGATGGCGGACCTGTATGAAAACCCTGTTCTTCTACTTGCAATACTTGTAGCTATTGTGGGTACAGGTCTTGCAATCAACCTATGCTTTCCAATATATGAAATGATGGAAAATCTCCTTGGAGTTCCCATGTTCATCAAGAAATTTTTCAAATTCTTAGGTATTTAG